The following coding sequences lie in one Phacochoerus africanus isolate WHEZ1 chromosome 12, ROS_Pafr_v1, whole genome shotgun sequence genomic window:
- the PTF1A gene encoding pancreas transcription factor 1 subunit alpha: MDAVLLEHFPGGLDAFPSSYFDEEDFFTDQSSRDPLEDGDELLADEQAEVEFLSHQLHEYCYRDGACLLLQPAPSAAPHALAPPPTVGPGEREHSGGGGYCWEAGAPPGGFPFSPGSPPSCLAYPCARAAVLNPGARLRGLSGAAAAAAAARRRRRVRSEAELQQLRQAANVRERRRMQSINDAFEGLRSHIPTLPYEKRLSKVDTLRLAIGYINFLSELVQADLPLRGGGAGGGGGPGGGRLGGDSLGSQAQKVIICHRGTRSPSPSDPDYGLPPLAGHSLSWTDEKQLKEQNIIRTAKVWTPEDPRKLNSKSSFNNIENEPPFEFVS, from the exons ATGGACGCGGTGCTGCTAGAGCACTTCCCCGGGGGCCTGGACGCCTTCCCGTCCTCTTACTTTGACGAGGAGGACTTCTTCACCGACCAGTCTTCTCGGGACCCTCTGGAGGACGGCGATGAGCTGCTGGCGGATGAGCAGGCCGAGGTGGAGTTCCTCAGCCACCAGCTGCACGAGTACTGCTACCGCGACGGGGCGTGCCTGCTGCTGCAGCCCGCGCCCTCGGCGGCCCCGCACGCGCTCGCCCCGCCGCCCACCGTGGGCCCAGGCGAGCGGGAGcacagcggcggcggcggctacTGCTGGGAGGCGGGGGCGCCCCCCGGCGGCTTCCCCTTCTCACCCGGCTCGCCGCCCTCATGCCTCGCCTACCCGTGCGCCCGGGCGGCAGTGCTGAACCCCGGGGCGCGGCTGCGCGGCCTaagcggggcggcggcggcggcggcggcggcccggcggcggcggcgggtgcgctcagaggcagagctgcagcagctgcgaCAGGCGGCCAATGTGCGCGAGCGGCGGCGCATGCAGTCCATCAATGACGCCTTCGAGGGGCTGCGCTCGCACATCCCCACGCTGCCCTATGAGAAGCGCCTCTCCAAGGTGGACACGCTGCGCCTGGCCATCGGCTACATCAACTTCCTCAGCGAGCTCGTGCAGGCAGACCTGCCCCTgcgcggcggcggcgcgggcggcggcggggggccaGGCGGCGGGCGCCTGGGCGGGGACAGCCTGGGTAGCCAGGCCCAGAAGGTCATCATCTGCCACCGGGGCACCC GGTCCCCCTCTCCCAGCGACCCGGATTATGGCCTCCCTCCCCTTGCAGGACACTCTCTCTCTTGGACTGATGAAAAACAActcaaagaacaaaatattatCCGAACAGCCAAAGTGTGGACCCCAGAGGACCCCagaaaactcaacagcaaatctTCCTTCAACAACATAGAAAATGAACCGCCTTTCGAGTTTGTGTCCTGA